One genomic segment of Candidatus Glassbacteria bacterium includes these proteins:
- the uvrA gene encoding excinuclease ABC subunit UvrA: MAKSKTDVRNSLEIRGARMHNLQNINLTIPRGKLTVFTGLSGSGKSSLAFDTIYAEGQRRYVESLSAYARQFLGLMDKPDVDFIEGLSPAISIEQKSTSRNPRSTVGTTTEIYDYLRLLFARVGVQHCHQCGNRIEKQTVSQIAEVVGEKGDGRQVTIMAPLVRERKGEYRELFEQVKKKGFVRVRVDGSLYRLEDVPALKKNVKHKIEAVVDRLKVSAESRNRLADSVETAAGLAGGLVLVDFGGGEERMFSEELACHDCGISYEELSPRLFSFNSPYGACEPCGGLGTRMEVDPELVVGDERMSIMEGVIKPWGEPSGIIRNSIIEALSEHYEFHPNTPWQDLPDKVKRVVLYGSGTEKLGIKYHSQRFKGEYTTEWEGVIQSLNRRFYETTSLTVKSQIDQFMQILPCPFCDGKRLKPQSLAVKVGGWGIGSMTEMPVGRLLGEFANIKLTRRQLEIGRQAIKEITERLQFMANVGLDYLTLERSAETLSGGEAQRIRLATQIGSHLVGVLYILDEPSIGLHQKDNRMLIDTLLRLRDQGNTVIVVEHDEETIRSADHIVDLGPGAGKRGGRVVAQGTIEKIETCKESITGAYLRGDKQIAVPAKRRNGNGHSLVVMEAAENNLQNLDVEFPLGKFICVTGVSGSGKSTLVEDILHRHLARRLHGSRKKAGRIAGLDGIRYIDKVIDVDQGPIGRTPRSNPATYTNVFGPIRDVFSELPESKMRGYKPGRFSFNVRGGRCESCQGDGLVKIEMHFLPDVYITCDICRGKRYNRETLEVGYKGRSIAEVLEMTVDEALDFFRNIPTIRSKLETLSEVGLGYIHLGQPATTLSGGEAQRVKLASELNKRSTGRTFYILDEPTTGLHFHDVKMLLGVLHRLVDMGNTVVVIEHNLEVIKTADYIIDLGPEGGERGGRLVATGTPEEVAGVKESDTGLFLRRIVVPAAAKKKQQLSRNS, translated from the coding sequence AGGGCCTCAGCCCGGCGATCTCGATCGAGCAGAAAAGCACCAGCCGCAACCCGCGCTCCACTGTCGGCACAACCACCGAAATCTACGACTACCTCCGCCTGCTGTTCGCCCGCGTGGGCGTACAGCACTGCCATCAATGCGGCAACCGGATCGAGAAGCAGACTGTGAGCCAGATCGCCGAGGTGGTCGGGGAAAAGGGCGATGGCCGCCAGGTTACGATCATGGCCCCGCTGGTCCGTGAGCGCAAGGGCGAGTACCGTGAGCTCTTCGAGCAGGTGAAGAAGAAAGGGTTCGTCCGGGTGCGCGTGGATGGTTCGCTCTACCGGCTCGAAGATGTGCCCGCCCTGAAGAAAAACGTAAAGCACAAAATCGAGGCGGTGGTCGACAGGCTCAAGGTGTCGGCCGAAAGCCGCAACCGCCTGGCCGACTCGGTGGAAACCGCCGCCGGGCTTGCCGGCGGGCTGGTGCTGGTCGATTTCGGCGGCGGCGAGGAGCGGATGTTCAGCGAGGAACTGGCCTGCCACGACTGTGGGATTTCCTACGAGGAACTCTCCCCCCGGCTGTTCAGTTTCAATAGCCCCTACGGAGCCTGCGAGCCGTGCGGCGGGCTGGGCACGCGCATGGAAGTGGACCCCGAGCTGGTGGTCGGCGATGAGCGGATGTCGATCATGGAGGGTGTAATCAAACCCTGGGGCGAACCCTCCGGCATCATCCGCAACTCGATTATCGAGGCGCTCAGCGAGCACTACGAATTCCACCCCAACACTCCCTGGCAAGACCTGCCCGACAAGGTGAAAAGGGTCGTGCTCTACGGATCGGGGACGGAGAAACTGGGGATCAAGTACCATTCGCAGCGCTTCAAGGGCGAGTACACCACCGAATGGGAAGGGGTGATCCAGAGCCTCAACCGCCGGTTCTACGAAACCACCAGCCTGACAGTCAAAAGCCAGATCGACCAGTTCATGCAGATCCTGCCCTGTCCGTTCTGCGACGGCAAGCGCCTTAAACCCCAGAGCCTGGCGGTCAAAGTCGGCGGCTGGGGGATCGGTTCGATGACCGAGATGCCGGTGGGCAGGCTGCTGGGAGAGTTCGCCAACATCAAGTTAACCAGGCGGCAACTGGAGATCGGCCGCCAGGCGATCAAAGAGATCACCGAACGCCTGCAGTTCATGGCAAATGTGGGCCTGGACTACCTGACCCTGGAGCGCTCGGCCGAAACCCTCTCCGGAGGCGAGGCCCAGCGAATCAGGCTGGCCACCCAGATCGGCAGCCATCTGGTGGGCGTGCTTTATATCCTGGATGAGCCGTCAATCGGCCTGCACCAGAAAGACAACCGCATGCTGATCGACACCCTGCTGCGCCTTCGCGACCAGGGCAACACGGTGATCGTGGTGGAGCACGACGAGGAGACGATCCGCAGCGCCGACCATATCGTGGACCTGGGACCCGGCGCCGGCAAGCGGGGGGGGCGGGTGGTGGCCCAGGGTACGATCGAAAAAATCGAAACCTGCAAGGAATCGATCACCGGCGCCTACCTTCGCGGCGACAAGCAGATTGCCGTTCCTGCAAAGCGCAGGAACGGCAACGGGCATTCGCTGGTCGTGATGGAGGCCGCCGAGAACAACCTGCAGAACCTGGATGTGGAGTTCCCGCTCGGTAAATTCATCTGCGTAACCGGCGTGTCGGGCAGCGGCAAGAGCACGCTGGTGGAGGACATCCTGCACCGTCACCTGGCCCGCCGTCTCCACGGCTCGCGTAAGAAGGCCGGCAGGATCGCCGGGCTCGACGGGATCAGGTATATCGACAAGGTGATCGATGTCGACCAGGGCCCGATCGGCCGTACGCCGCGCTCCAACCCGGCCACCTACACCAACGTTTTCGGCCCGATCCGCGACGTGTTCAGCGAGCTGCCGGAAAGCAAGATGCGGGGCTACAAACCCGGCCGGTTCAGTTTCAATGTCAGGGGCGGGCGCTGCGAAAGCTGCCAGGGCGACGGGCTGGTGAAGATCGAGATGCACTTCCTGCCCGACGTGTATATCACCTGCGACATCTGCCGGGGAAAACGCTACAACCGTGAAACCCTGGAAGTCGGCTACAAGGGCCGCTCGATTGCCGAGGTGCTGGAAATGACCGTGGACGAGGCGCTGGATTTCTTCCGCAATATCCCGACGATCCGCTCGAAGCTCGAAACCCTGAGCGAGGTGGGCCTGGGTTATATCCACCTGGGCCAGCCGGCCACCACGCTTTCCGGCGGAGAAGCCCAGCGGGTCAAGCTGGCCAGCGAGCTTAACAAGCGCAGCACGGGCCGCACGTTCTACATCCTGGACGAGCCAACCACCGGCCTGCACTTTCACGACGTCAAAATGCTGCTGGGAGTCCTGCATCGCCTGGTGGACATGGGCAACACGGTGGTGGTTATCGAACATAACCTTGAAGTGATCAAGACAGCGGATTATATAATAGACCTCGGCCCCGAGGGCGGCGAACGCGGCGGCAGGCTGGTGGCCACGGGCACCCCGGAGGAAGTGGCCGGGGTGAAAGAGTCCGATACCGGTTTGTTTCTGCGCAGGATAGTCGTCCCCGCGGCCGCGAAGAAAAAACAACAACTGTCCCGCAATAGTTAA
- a CDS encoding YraN family protein — protein MAANYDRGLDGEQTAAGYLEQKGFEILAHRWRSGRKEIDLVARRGELVVFVEVKSRGSERFAPIETSVTENKRKNLVEAAAGWLAQHGPGESERQYRFDVILVLGSDNDDTVSVEHIEDAFRA, from the coding sequence ATGGCGGCAAACTACGACCGGGGCCTGGACGGTGAACAGACAGCCGCCGGGTACCTGGAACAGAAAGGTTTTGAGATCCTGGCCCACCGCTGGCGCTCCGGGCGCAAGGAAATTGACCTGGTGGCCCGTCGCGGCGAACTGGTCGTGTTTGTGGAGGTTAAAAGCCGGGGCAGCGAGCGCTTTGCGCCGATTGAAACCAGTGTGACCGAAAACAAACGGAAAAACCTGGTGGAGGCCGCCGCGGGCTGGCTGGCGCAGCACGGACCGGGCGAGAGTGAGCGTCAGTACAGGTTCGACGTTATTCTGGTCCTCGGTTCGGACAATGATGATACGGTGAGTGTTGAACACATCGAAGATGCATTCCGGGCCTGA
- a CDS encoding ParM/StbA family protein, whose protein sequence is MEYLGVDVGFGYTKAFDGDRSVIFKSIIGDATDIQFHSGFSEGSELENLHVELDGKQFYVGDMAEKQSNVREFTLDQNTLLENSAKILALTSLSLFTGPTVREFSLVTGLPIRYFKQYRAKFQQMLEGSHKLRMYTQGEAEERSIEIRKVRILPQPFGAVFNLMMNNHGRIVDKEVARQKFGVIDIGFRTTDYTITDRLRYIERGSRTTDTGISKAFSLISRKIQEQSGVNIELYRLFEPVKNGSIRIRGKEFGLAELRDEVMRQLSTAIINDMERLWVEDWDLEFILLSGGGAADLAPILENIIDGTTRVLNTDTDMRLTNVVGYLKYAKYIDLMEKRRQMPSPESVSESEEQEQAPAEAPVAGEDAESEEAEE, encoded by the coding sequence ATGGAGTACCTGGGAGTTGATGTAGGGTTCGGCTATACGAAAGCGTTCGATGGCGATCGTTCGGTGATATTTAAGTCGATAATCGGCGACGCCACCGACATCCAGTTCCATTCCGGGTTTTCCGAGGGCAGCGAGCTGGAGAATCTCCACGTCGAACTGGACGGCAAGCAGTTTTACGTGGGCGATATGGCCGAAAAACAGTCCAATGTGCGCGAATTCACCCTGGACCAGAATACCCTGCTGGAAAACAGCGCCAAAATCCTGGCACTCACCTCCCTGAGCCTCTTCACCGGACCCACGGTCAGGGAATTCAGCCTGGTCACCGGCCTGCCGATCCGCTATTTCAAGCAGTACCGCGCCAAGTTCCAGCAGATGCTGGAGGGCAGCCACAAGCTGCGGATGTATACCCAGGGCGAAGCTGAAGAGCGCTCGATCGAGATCCGCAAGGTCCGGATCCTGCCCCAGCCCTTCGGTGCCGTGTTCAACCTGATGATGAACAACCACGGCCGGATTGTCGACAAGGAAGTGGCCCGTCAGAAATTCGGCGTAATCGATATCGGTTTCCGCACCACCGACTATACTATCACCGACCGCCTGCGCTATATCGAGCGCGGCAGCCGTACAACCGATACCGGTATCAGCAAAGCGTTCAGCCTGATCAGCCGCAAGATCCAGGAGCAGAGCGGAGTAAATATCGAACTCTACCGTCTGTTCGAACCTGTCAAGAATGGCAGCATCCGGATCCGGGGCAAGGAGTTCGGCCTGGCCGAGCTTCGCGACGAGGTGATGCGCCAGCTCTCAACGGCCATCATCAACGACATGGAACGCCTGTGGGTCGAGGACTGGGACCTCGAGTTTATCCTGCTCTCCGGCGGCGGCGCGGCCGACCTGGCTCCGATCCTGGAAAACATAATCGATGGCACTACGCGCGTGCTCAACACCGACACAGATATGCGGCTGACAAACGTGGTCGGTTACCTGAAATACGCCAAGTATATCGACCTGATGGAGAAACGCCGTCAGATGCCAAGCCCAGAGAGTGTATCCGAGAGCGAGGAACAGGAGCAGGCCCCGGCGGAAGCGCCGGTTGCCGGCGAGGATGCCGAAAGCGAAGAAGCAGAAGAATAA